From the Bdellovibrio reynosensis genome, one window contains:
- a CDS encoding glycosyltransferase has product MSIIIPCRNEEKNIGTLLTSLSKSTYPQLEIIVVDDSSSDNTAVVAKSFSQVKVLSAESKPAGWVGKNWACWTGALKAQGELLLFTDADTIHNDGLANAVSFFTLKKADLISAPPFHQCKLWWEKFLGFFHILPLLVTAYGDQPKPGRVFAIGQYMLCTKQSYFKTGGHKAIAQSLVDDIDLATLWMKEGYVYHVMPDFNLYQVQMYSSFKEFLLGWKRLLRLGLQRSSVLATLELLLIFNLFLAARDVKTLGAAAAGILLVALVQRKNGRFYLIGALLVPLNIILFTFITATSLLDVLRAKKIQWKEREYSNSET; this is encoded by the coding sequence GTGTCGATAATAATTCCGTGCCGAAATGAAGAAAAAAATATCGGCACGTTGTTAACAAGTTTAAGTAAATCTACTTATCCGCAGCTTGAAATCATCGTTGTTGATGATTCTTCTTCTGATAATACGGCAGTGGTCGCTAAGTCCTTTTCACAGGTTAAAGTTTTAAGTGCAGAGTCTAAACCGGCGGGATGGGTGGGTAAGAATTGGGCCTGTTGGACAGGAGCTTTAAAAGCGCAAGGGGAGCTTCTTTTATTCACAGACGCCGATACCATTCACAATGATGGTTTAGCTAACGCTGTTAGCTTTTTTACTTTAAAAAAGGCCGATTTAATTTCGGCCCCGCCTTTCCATCAATGCAAACTATGGTGGGAAAAATTTCTTGGCTTTTTCCATATACTTCCTCTTCTAGTCACGGCCTACGGGGACCAGCCTAAGCCAGGAAGAGTGTTCGCCATTGGCCAATACATGCTTTGTACTAAGCAAAGCTATTTTAAAACAGGTGGCCATAAAGCAATAGCGCAAAGCCTTGTCGATGATATTGATCTAGCCACACTTTGGATGAAAGAAGGCTACGTTTATCATGTGATGCCTGATTTTAATTTATACCAAGTGCAAATGTACTCCTCCTTTAAAGAATTCTTATTAGGATGGAAAAGACTATTGCGACTTGGATTGCAGCGAAGCTCGGTGCTAGCAACTTTAGAGCTTCTGCTTATATTTAATCTGTTTTTAGCTGCAAGAGACGTAAAGACCTTAGGCGCTGCGGCTGCGGGAATATTGCTAGTCGCCTTAGTGCAAAGAAAGAACGGAAGATTTTATTTAATAGGAGCTTTGCTCGTTCCACTGAATATTATTCTTTTTACTTTCATCACAGCGACTTCATTATTAGACGTCTTGCGAGCAAAGAAAATTCAGTGGAAAGAGCGCGAGTACAGTAATTCTGAAACCTGA